TTAGTTAGAGCCGTGGCAGGATTGACTGCACACTTTAGATAAGAGTTGTTATTAAAAAATTGGCAGCTTTTACAGGGATGTTGCTGTAGATGTTTGATGCTTACTCTTTCATCTTTATGCGGCACTGCATTTTCTGGGGGATCTTCTACGGATTTACAGAAAGATGAAACAATAAAAACCAAGGTTCCCCAAACAATCATGAAGGTAATGTGAGCCAAAAACACTGCTACAAAAGTAATGTCTCCGTCCTGTGATTTTGTGTTATTACCTGTTGCCTTAACTAGGTCAGCTTCAATCAGGGTAGACTGATGAACACTTTTTTGGACGGATACATAAAGTCGGAAAAACTCCGAAGTATGCATATTAAAAACAAGAAAGTTAGTCGAACTCAGATTTAGTAAAGGTCATCTAAATTAAACATCTTCAAAAGCTAGGGAGAAACTACTGCTTTGTTTGGTTTCGATCTCAGTTTTGGCAATAAATTTGTGATGGAAAAGGAATTAGAAGTATTGACTATTTGTAACTTTTCTTCACTTGCTGCCCGATCGCTAATTGTGTCTGTATTGGTGTTGCTGCTCCAAGGAGAGGTAATCACTTCAATTTTATGAATCTGGACTAATCTGGAATAGTTGAGGATAACAGTACCCCAAGCCGTAGTTTCTGGCTTCATTCGAGTTACCAAAAGCGTAGCAACTCCTGCCGCTAACCAATCTCCTTGTAATATGGGTGGAGCTTCAACAATTACAATCGATTCAGTGGGAATAGCATGATTGGCTCTAATTTTTTGTCCACCCATAAACAGGGTTTCGATAAAAAATATTTGATTACCTTTAGAGTGAATATCGCTAATTTCACCCTTAAATTGGATTGTAATATTAGCACCTAAATCTTTAATCATCTTTGGGTCAGGTGCATGATAAGAGAAGAAGTAAATGTTCATCTATCTAATGATATGTGGAATTGAAACTATTTGTTCCATCAGAATCAACAAATTGACTGGTTGTTGGTCGAGCTTCTAACAAGCAGATATTGAGGCAATAGTCAACAGAATGAATTTTTTTCAGAGTTACTTTGAGAGCCGGAATCATCATCGGATTGGTTGCTATTGCTAAAATGTAATCTTCAGCAAGAATAGTAGGATTATCTGTTGCTGAAACGACTTGACTATCTCTGAGAATTCCTAAAAAAACGCATTGTTCAGGCAACTTAATTTCAGTTAAATGAATGCCACAGTAAAAGCTATTAGCTTCAATTAAAACACCAAATAGGCTTGGTTCTAAAGTTTGTTGATTTTTGAACACAAAACATTTTTTTAACTCTAATATCATTGTGCAATATTTTACACAAAAAACTCTTTTCTTTAGATATATTTTATAGCTATATAAAATGTATTAGACATCTGAAATATATGTTTATTAATTAGCTAGATAAGCATATATTTAGAGATATAGCCCTACTAAATCCGGTTCTGTTAAGGCAGGAGAAGCGGTAAATCGCCGTCTTTACAATCATCAGTCCTTCGTCCTGACGGTGATTTATCGCGGATTTGGAATCTAGATATTTTCATCAAATAACCTTAACCGAACCGGATTGATTATAGTCATACTTAATCCATTTATGAATAAAGAAATCCCCGACTTTTTTAAGAAGTCAGGGATCTGAGTCTTAGATAGTGAAATTAAGGCTTTTTAACTAACCCATAGAGGTAGGCTTTATTTGTGTAGATGCGGTTTCTAACCGCCAATTTCTCTACTTTGCCTTAATCTGATCCAGAGCTAAATTCAGCTTCAACACATTAACTCCAGGTTCGCCAAAGATACCAAGAAAGCGGCCATCAGTGTTTTGAGCAATCAAAGTTTCCAGTTGATTTGGCTGAACTCCTCGCGCCTTAGCCACTCGCGTAATTTGGGCTGTAGCAGCTTCTGGGGTAATGTGAGGATCGAGACTAGAACCGGAGGTGTAGACTAAATCGCCAGTTGGCTGTACACCTGCTTTTTTCAAACGAGGCAAATCGCCCTCAATTTTTTTGGTGGGGTCTGGATCGTCTTTACCTTTGATGCGTTCCAGTAATGCAGGATTACTGGGAGCCAAGTTACTAGCGCCAGAAACCCCAGTTTTCAAAACTCCCCCATCGTCCTTTTTAGGATCGGCTGTACTGTAGCTGGTGCTACTGGGACGGCTGTTAAAATAGCGATCGCTAGTAAAAGGTTGACCAATCAAAGCAGAACCCACAACTTGACCGGCGCTATTTTTCAGTAAACTGCCATTGGCTTGAAACGGAAACGCAATTTGCCCAATGGCAATCATTGCAAAAGGATAAATAATTGCTCCAATTACCCAGAGTAGCAAGGTAGAACGAACAGCTCTGCTAGCTTCACGTGCAAAACTCATTAGAATTTCTCCGGTACAAACATTACAAAAAATAGATAGATGGAAAGCCCTAATGTCACCATTCCTAACAGTCCTAATCCCCAAGATTGACTGCGGGAAAGTTGTTCGCCAGTAGCTGCATAGACTATAGGTGCAACCACTAAGTTGAAACACATCGCTAGGAACAAATACAGTGGCAGCTTTTGTCTCCGCCATTGACACCAGATATCAGTTATTTCTTCAAGTACTTGAGATGCAACGATAGTGCGTTGGATATGAAAGGGTTTCATAGTAAATTAAGACAAAGGTAAGATAATATCTATCAGTTTGATCGCAATAAAGGGAGCAACAATCCCACCAAGACCATAGATGAAGATGTTACGACGTAGCAGTTGATCTGCTGTTAAAGGTAAAAACTTTACCCCTTTGAGTGCTAGCGGAATGAGTGCCGGAATAATCAAGGCGTTGTAAATCAGCGCTGAGATGATTGCAGATTGGGCGCTCTTTAATCCCATAATATTCAGTGCGCCGATTCCCGCAGCGGCAAAGATGGTGGGAATGATCGCAAAATACTTGGCGATATCGTTAGCAATGGAGAATGTTGTCAAGGCTCCACGGGTAATTAGCAACTGTTTACCTATGGTTACTAGGTCAATTAGCTTCGTGGGGTCAGAGTCCAAGTCCACCATGTTAGCGGCTTCTTTGGCAGCTTGCGTCCCAGAGTTCATTGCCACACCCACATTTGCTTGAGCCAAAGCAGGGGCATCGTTAGTACCATCCCCTGTCATTGCCACCAGTTTACCCTGAGATTGTTCAGAGCGAATTACCTCAATTTTGTCTTCTGGAGTCGCTTCGGCAATGAAATCATCCACCCCAGCTTCTTCAGCAATTACCGAAGCGGTAATTCGGTTGTCACCTGTGAGCATAACGGTGCGAACACCCATCCGCCGTAGTTGGTCAAATCGTTCTCTTAGACCAGGTTTGACAATATCTTTAAGGTAGATAACACCATAAATTTTGTCATCTTGGCAAACAGCTAAAGGTGTACCACCTAATCGGGAAACTCGCTCATAAGCTGCGTCTATATCATCAGGAACGTTACCACCACGAGAACGGACAAATCCTTTAATAGCATCTACTGCTCCTTTGCGAATTTGTTTGCCATCGGGTAGATTTGTGCCACTCATCCGGGTTTTCGCCGAAAATTCCACACCTTCGGCTTTGTCGATATTAAAATCTACCCCAGCCTGAGACTTTTCTGCTAAAACTACAATTGACTTGCCTTCTGGTGTTTCGTCAAACAAGCTAGCAGCTAGGGAGACTCGCGCCACGTCTATTAGTGAGTGGTTATTCAAGGGAATAAATTCGTCAGCCATCCGATTCCCCAGTGTGATTGTGCCTGTCTTATCTAGCACCAAGGTGTTGATGTCACCGCAAGCTTCTACTGCTCTACCAGAGGTAGCAATGACGTTGAATTGGGCAACTCTATCCATCCCTGCAATCCCGATCGCACTGAGCAAACCACCGATAGTTGTGGGAATCAATGCTACCAGTAGCGAGATGAGAATCGCAATACTACCACCAGTCCGCAAACTGTTTCCCGCTTCCGGGCCAAAGGCTGTGCTGATAAAGTTGGCGATGTAGCTCACATAAGGAGGAATGGTTGACACTACAATCAAGAACACCTGCGTTAACACTGCCAACAATACCGTCAAAGCAATTTCGTTGGGAGTCTTGGTGCGTTGTGCCCCTTCTACTAAGGCAATCATGCGATCGATAAAGCCTTGACCAGGATCGGCACTAATGCGAACCGTCAACTCGTCTGAGAGGAGGCGTGTACCTCCTGTCACCGAACTGGCAATATCTGTACCTGGTTGCTTTAGTACAGGGGCAGATTCCCCAGTAATGGCAGACTCATCCACTGAGCCGATGCCTTTAATTACATCCCCATCGGCGGGAATCATATTATTTGCAACCACCTTCACCAAATCGCCCCGTCGTAGTTCCGTCGAATTAACTTGTTGTATGGAACCATCAGGGAGGATTTTATTAGCGATCGTGTCCGATCGCGTCGATCGCAGTGAATCAGCCTGTGCTTTACCGCGTCCTTCAGCTACGGCTTCGGCAAAGTTGGCAAAAACGAGGGTGAAAAAGAGAATGAAAGTAATCAACCCATTTAACAAGCGTTGTTGGTTGATATCTGCTTGGACTGTGCCAAACAGATTTGGGTTCAGGGTTACTAAGAAGGTGACAATTGTCCCCACCCAAACAACAAACATCACTGGGTTTTTGACAGTAATTCGAGGATCGAGCTTGACAAATGACTCACGAATTGCTCTTTGGTAAAGTCCCCGCATATCTGCCTTGGGGGTGTGCCTACGCGAGTCACGAGTTCCAGATGGAATACGGGGCGAAGGAGAATCAGTAGTAGTTGGCATACATTAAATTAATTCGTAATTCGTAATTCGTAATTCGTAATTGAGAATGGGGAATGGGGCATTGGGAATAGGGCATTGGGCATTGGGCATGGGGCATTGGGCATTAGTTCTTGATTCTTTCTCCCCCTCTGCTTCCCCTGCTCCCCCTGCTCCCCCTGCTCCCTCATCATCCTCACTCCCCACTCCCTACCCAATACCTTTGGCGATAAAAAAGGCTTCTGCTATGGGCCCTAATGCCAGCACTGGGAAGAATGTGAGTGCGCCCAAGATTAAAATCACACCTGCGGTAACGCCTGTAAATAGTCCGGTATCGGTTCGCAATGTCCCAGTGGTGTAAGGAACAGCTTGCTTGCGAGACATGCTATCTGCTAATAACAGCAAACCTAAAATTGGGACATAGCGGCCAGCGAGTAAACTGAAGCAGGTACTCAAGTTCCACCACAAAGCGGTTACAGTTGTTTTTGTCCCTGTAGCGATCGCTAACGGAGAAGGTTGTGAATCGCCTAAACCTTCAAACCCTGAGCCGTTATTGGCAGCAGCTGAGGCATATTCGTAAATCACTTGAGAAAAGCCATGAAAGCCGGGATTGCTAATCCCTGCCAATTGGTCAGGAAAAGCTAAGGCGATTCCCCCCGGAATTAAAATGGCGATGGGGTGAACTAGCAAAATTAGGAAGCTAGCAAGTACGACTTCCCGCTTTTCAATTTTGCGTCCCAAAAATTCTGGCGTGCGTCCCACCATCAAACCTGTAACGAATACCGCCAGGATGCTGTAGGCAAACAAGTAAGCTGTTCCAGTGCCCTGTCCACCCCACATAATTTGGAGGAACATATTAGAGAGAAAAATAAAACCACCTGCGGGCATGAAGGAGTCGTGGAAACTGTTGACTGCGCCGCACATGGTTCCGGTTGTACTTACCGCAAATAATACCGATTCTGCCCAACCAAACCGGACTTCTTTACCCTCTAGGTTCGGTTGCTGACTGCCCAAAAGTGTATTTACAGCCGGATTGCCGTTGTATTCGCCAATCGCAGTCACAATCAGAAATCCGAGAAAAATAACACCGACCATACCATAGAGTAACCACGCTTGTTTGGTGTTATTGGCAAACAAACCGTATGTATAGATCAAAGACGTGGGAATGGAAAGCATTGCCACGATCTGAATTAAATTAGTAAATCCACTGGGATTTTCAAAGGGGTGGGCTGAGTTGATGGCGAAAAAGCCACCGCCGTTTTCCCCCAATTGCTTGATAATTTCAAAGTGGGCAACAGGGCCACGAGCGATCGCCTGACTAATATTCGGATCTTCCAAGGTCGGAAATACAGCTACACCCGCCAGAGTTTCGGGAACGCCAGCAGCGATCATCACAATCCCGCCCACAATACAAATAGGCAGCAAAATTCGGGTAATCGAGCGAATTAGGTCTACATAAAAGTTACCTAACGATCTACCCGTCAATCCCCGAATAAAAGCAATTCCTACCGCCAAACCAGTGCCAGCAGAGGTAAACATGTGATAACCCAGTCCCCACATTTGGCTAGCGTAGCTGAGGTAGGTTTCACCAGAATAGTGCTGCTGGTTGGTATTAGTAATAAAGGAAATGGTAGTATGCAGTGTTGTATCCCAAGTTGGGGCATTTATTCCTGTGGGATTAAGGGGTAGCCATCCCTGATTCATGATGATAAAGAAAAGTAGCAACCCCATTACTACGTTGCTGTATATGATTGCTCGCCCATACTGCCAGCCCGTCATATTTTCTTTGCTGGTAACGCCAACCAAGGCGTAAAGCAGTCGCTCAATCGGGTTCAAAACTGGGTCAAGAAAAGTCCTTTCTTCTAGGTAGACACGCGCCATGTAGCGCCCAAAGAAAGGAGTGATCGCTACTATAATTAGTAGTGTTAATGTAATTTGAATCCATCCTTGTAGCATTGGATTATTTCAACTCCGACATGAATAAATTTCAGATGAATATCAGATATTTGCTAGTTTCAAATCAGAAAAAATAATCATTTATATTGCCATTATTATTAGTTAACCTATAACTATGCGCTTTCTGAGTCAATCATCGAGCTTTTTGTCAAAGAATACAAGGTATAAATTAATATTTAAACTAGCCTACATTATAAATATATTTATATGTATACAAATATTCAAGAAGTTTATCTTGATATATATCTGCAAATATAGAAAGACAGTTAAATCATTCGTGAAAAATTAAATCCCCGACTTCTTTAAGAAGTCGGGGATCTGGACACCGCGAAAAGTTAGCAGTCTAATTCATAACTGATTTTGACGACAAATTCCAAATGCGGAAGTATAGGCGTGTAAAAAGGTTCTGCCACCAACAGGGCCGATTTCACCACTACAGAAAAAGCCACCAACAGGAATATCGCTAAGGTAACGGCGAAATAGTTCAGAATCAAAGTTGGGCTTGCCATATAGTCCTTCACCTCGCCCCAGACAAGAAAACATTAAGGCAGCGACGGCAGAGGGTTCAGATTCTCGTTTATTTTGATAACTTTGCAGGAGTAATTCTAGGTCTTCAGCCGAGGCTTGGGCATCGCGGAGGTGGAATTGCAGCCTTTGACCGGGACGAATGCGATCGCCAATTGCGATCGCCCCAGCTGTTGGATCGACTCCAAGAATACCACGAATTAAAAAGTCTCCTGGCTGCAAAGCCAGCTTAAACTCATCCATTGCCACACCAACAAACAGAGAGTGCTGTGCTAAAGTTCGTTCGTGTTCGCTGAGACTGGCTATCAAATCTCGCAACACCACTAGCGGCACTTGCTCATCTAACTCTAAGATGATGTTGCGATCGGCTTTTGTAATTTGCAATGGTTTGCCAATCGGTCGGCATCCTTGGGCGACAATCGTTTCCAAAACAATATTGCCAGTCAAAGCTATCCCAACAGTGCCCTCACGATACAGGCTTTGGCATTCCTCGCCATCAGCCTCACTACAAAATAGAGCAACACGACCACCCATACCCCCGCCACTAGCTTGTCCTCCCACTATCACCGATCCGGGATAAGCAAAATCCAACCCCTGCAATAAATCGTTGATTCCAGAGGCGAAAGAACTAGACAGCAAAATAAACTGGGGTGTCGGTGATGCTGGCACACCAATCAAATCCACCCAAGCATCAGGAGAACTATCTAAATCAGGTAATTCTTCGGCAACAACATGAAAAACTTGAACCTTTACCCCTGGAAGATGTGCTAAAGTCAAGCTGATAGCAGGTTCAGCTTCTAGTTCTTGGATTTCTTGGTTAACTGTCGTCCCAATTACACCTCCACCACTACAGCCAATTAGCACTGGTACAGAAAGTTTTTCAGTTAACAACGGTAACAATCGGGAATACTCACTCGTAAAAGCAGACGAAATGAATACCAGTCCTAGATCCGCAGGTGCTTTTAAGGATGAGACAGCTTGTTCCACCACATCTGTAACGGCGGCTTCTAAAGAATGACGGGTTGATAGGGCGTTTGCCCACTGCATTTGGTCTGCCATGAGTTTTGAGCTTCTTTCTCTTTTTGGGCTAGTAGGTTTTGATTGTTTATTTTGGGAAGAATTGCATCCTCCAAGAATTAGTGCCAGTCTTTTATCTCCTCCATCCCAAGAAATTGGGGTTGTCATTCCCTAATAGATGCATCTAAATATATTGTATGATTGTTTATCTATGGTACTGATTCCACAAAATCTTAAAAAATAGAGATGAATGCATTACAGATGCGTCAGTTTAGTGTATTGGTTATAAATCAATAGGCTAAAGTACTAACTTATGAACTGAATGGTTAGAATAGTTAGTAATCAAGCTAAAATCTGCCATTCCTAAACTTTTCTATACTAGTATTAACAACACACAACGAGACTAAAGCAATGACTAACATCCAAGAAACAGCAAAGAGCGACATCCAAGAAAAAATTCAAGAAGAAGTAGAACAAGCGCGTACTGTATGTGACATTAACGGTAGCAGTTCACCAGAGTGTGCTGCTGCTTGGGATGCAGTAGAAGAATTGCAAGCTGAAGCTTCCCACAAGCGCCAAAGCAAGCCAAAAAATTCTCTAGAACAGTATTGTGATGACAACCCAGATGCAATTGAATGCCGAGTTTATGACGACTAGAAATTTAAATAAGTGAATTTTCTATTCGTTTGTCACCAAGCAACCAGGATTTACTTACGAGCCATTCGCTTATATCCTCCGCATAAATGACGGGGGCTTTACGCTTCACGGCTCGTAATAGCTTTTCCAAAAATCTTTGCAACAAATGATTTTGCTGTAGGGGCGTACATCTGTATGCCCCTACAAACGTGTTTATAGCATAAATTGTGTGAAATGGTATGAGTTGGGTAGCCACTTGCTTCCACCAAGAAGTTAGAGCGCAGTCTTGAGGCTAGATTTTGTGCTTTGATTAAACTGTTTGTAATATAGATAGACTACTAGCTAGCTAATAGCTTACAGTTTTGTGAGTTATGGATACTTGCTCTTAGTTAGAAATGTTTTATTTATCGTTTGAGAAAAACTATGGACTATGATATTTGGTTTCGCCCTTTCGTCTGGATTGATTACCGACTAGCAGTATTATTCCTGGTAATTATTCCGCTAATTCTTCTGATTTGGGCATTTGTGCAAAAAGTAGAAGGTATACAACGCTTATTGACTATATACTGGCGAGTATCAAGCCTAGTGGCAATCACGATTTACTTAATGATTGCCCAGTATCCTGTTAGCTTTATCTCTGGATTGATGGCTCAGATTTTGATCGTAGTTTCGCTGTGGTTCTGGGTGGATATCAACGATGAAATTGAGTATCAAACCAGTGGCGCTTTGAAATTTCTTTTCACCTCTTGGCGCTGGGCGACAACTGTTTATTGTTTTTTGGGTACACTAGCGTTTATCCCATTTTTGGGTTGTGCTTTTTCTGCCAGCGTGATGAAGACTGCTTATTGTCGCGTTTGGTTCGAGGTTCCGTTGTTATTTAAAGAATATTTTCATGCTAATAGCAAAGTTGAGTTCTTAGGTTTTCTTGGCATAACTAGTTTAGTAATTTATGTGGTTTACTTAAGTTATTTTGTTCTGATTAAACTGGGCAAACAGGGACGTTCAGCCTCACCACAATAACTGTCGCTATGTCACATACCCCTACTGT
This genomic interval from Nostoc sp. KVJ3 contains the following:
- a CDS encoding potassium-transporting ATPase subunit F, translating into MKPFHIQRTIVASQVLEEITDIWCQWRRQKLPLYLFLAMCFNLVVAPIVYAATGEQLSRSQSWGLGLLGMVTLGLSIYLFFVMFVPEKF
- a CDS encoding FIST N-terminal domain-containing protein: MADQMQWANALSTRHSLEAAVTDVVEQAVSSLKAPADLGLVFISSAFTSEYSRLLPLLTEKLSVPVLIGCSGGGVIGTTVNQEIQELEAEPAISLTLAHLPGVKVQVFHVVAEELPDLDSSPDAWVDLIGVPASPTPQFILLSSSFASGINDLLQGLDFAYPGSVIVGGQASGGGMGGRVALFCSEADGEECQSLYREGTVGIALTGNIVLETIVAQGCRPIGKPLQITKADRNIILELDEQVPLVVLRDLIASLSEHERTLAQHSLFVGVAMDEFKLALQPGDFLIRGILGVDPTAGAIAIGDRIRPGQRLQFHLRDAQASAEDLELLLQSYQNKRESEPSAVAALMFSCLGRGEGLYGKPNFDSELFRRYLSDIPVGGFFCSGEIGPVGGRTFLHAYTSAFGICRQNQL
- the kdpA gene encoding potassium-transporting ATPase subunit KdpA, with translation MLQGWIQITLTLLIIVAITPFFGRYMARVYLEERTFLDPVLNPIERLLYALVGVTSKENMTGWQYGRAIIYSNVVMGLLLFFIIMNQGWLPLNPTGINAPTWDTTLHTTISFITNTNQQHYSGETYLSYASQMWGLGYHMFTSAGTGLAVGIAFIRGLTGRSLGNFYVDLIRSITRILLPICIVGGIVMIAAGVPETLAGVAVFPTLEDPNISQAIARGPVAHFEIIKQLGENGGGFFAINSAHPFENPSGFTNLIQIVAMLSIPTSLIYTYGLFANNTKQAWLLYGMVGVIFLGFLIVTAIGEYNGNPAVNTLLGSQQPNLEGKEVRFGWAESVLFAVSTTGTMCGAVNSFHDSFMPAGGFIFLSNMFLQIMWGGQGTGTAYLFAYSILAVFVTGLMVGRTPEFLGRKIEKREVVLASFLILLVHPIAILIPGGIALAFPDQLAGISNPGFHGFSQVIYEYASAAANNGSGFEGLGDSQPSPLAIATGTKTTVTALWWNLSTCFSLLAGRYVPILGLLLLADSMSRKQAVPYTTGTLRTDTGLFTGVTAGVILILGALTFFPVLALGPIAEAFFIAKGIG
- a CDS encoding histidine kinase, translating into MGSEDDEGAGGAGGAGEAEGEKESRTNAQCPMPNAQCPIPNAPFPILNYELRITNYELI
- a CDS encoding DUF3177 family protein, translated to MDYDIWFRPFVWIDYRLAVLFLVIIPLILLIWAFVQKVEGIQRLLTIYWRVSSLVAITIYLMIAQYPVSFISGLMAQILIVVSLWFWVDINDEIEYQTSGALKFLFTSWRWATTVYCFLGTLAFIPFLGCAFSASVMKTAYCRVWFEVPLLFKEYFHANSKVEFLGFLGITSLVIYVVYLSYFVLIKLGKQGRSASPQ
- a CDS encoding TrkA C-terminal domain-containing protein, with translation MFKNQQTLEPSLFGVLIEANSFYCGIHLTEIKLPEQCVFLGILRDSQVVSATDNPTILAEDYILAIATNPMMIPALKVTLKKIHSVDYCLNICLLEARPTTSQFVDSDGTNSFNSTYH
- the kdpB gene encoding potassium-transporting ATPase subunit KdpB codes for the protein MPTTTDSPSPRIPSGTRDSRRHTPKADMRGLYQRAIRESFVKLDPRITVKNPVMFVVWVGTIVTFLVTLNPNLFGTVQADINQQRLLNGLITFILFFTLVFANFAEAVAEGRGKAQADSLRSTRSDTIANKILPDGSIQQVNSTELRRGDLVKVVANNMIPADGDVIKGIGSVDESAITGESAPVLKQPGTDIASSVTGGTRLLSDELTVRISADPGQGFIDRMIALVEGAQRTKTPNEIALTVLLAVLTQVFLIVVSTIPPYVSYIANFISTAFGPEAGNSLRTGGSIAILISLLVALIPTTIGGLLSAIGIAGMDRVAQFNVIATSGRAVEACGDINTLVLDKTGTITLGNRMADEFIPLNNHSLIDVARVSLAASLFDETPEGKSIVVLAEKSQAGVDFNIDKAEGVEFSAKTRMSGTNLPDGKQIRKGAVDAIKGFVRSRGGNVPDDIDAAYERVSRLGGTPLAVCQDDKIYGVIYLKDIVKPGLRERFDQLRRMGVRTVMLTGDNRITASVIAEEAGVDDFIAEATPEDKIEVIRSEQSQGKLVAMTGDGTNDAPALAQANVGVAMNSGTQAAKEAANMVDLDSDPTKLIDLVTIGKQLLITRGALTTFSIANDIAKYFAIIPTIFAAAGIGALNIMGLKSAQSAIISALIYNALIIPALIPLALKGVKFLPLTADQLLRRNIFIYGLGGIVAPFIAIKLIDIILPLS
- a CDS encoding Calvin cycle protein CP12 encodes the protein MTNIQETAKSDIQEKIQEEVEQARTVCDINGSSSPECAAAWDAVEELQAEASHKRQSKPKNSLEQYCDDNPDAIECRVYDD
- the kdpC gene encoding K(+)-transporting ATPase subunit C encodes the protein MSFAREASRAVRSTLLLWVIGAIIYPFAMIAIGQIAFPFQANGSLLKNSAGQVVGSALIGQPFTSDRYFNSRPSSTSYSTADPKKDDGGVLKTGVSGASNLAPSNPALLERIKGKDDPDPTKKIEGDLPRLKKAGVQPTGDLVYTSGSSLDPHITPEAATAQITRVAKARGVQPNQLETLIAQNTDGRFLGIFGEPGVNVLKLNLALDQIKAK